A window of Nicotiana sylvestris chromosome 8, ASM39365v2, whole genome shotgun sequence genomic DNA:
CATTTTTAGGTTCACCTTAtttattacattaatgaaatgaggcatttatcggcattaaatttctccaaatctatttgtctctagtcttacctcgggcacaacgaggttacCCAAATTAAGACGCAAATTTACATTCCTCCAAtacgtgtttaaatactgcaaatactTTTCATAATCAtcactgacttgtttacctttttgtttatcttcttttttttatttgtttattcccatcccctaatgTTGGTTTATGCATACTGGCATAATCAACATATTATACCAGATcaagaggtcctccacctcctcctacTCCAAGTAATTCGAAAAGCAAGGGAACAACTAAGATGGATAGTATGAGTGGTATCCGGAAAGAAAATGCTGCGCATGTAGAGAATgttgaaacttcagacggtcggagtactccagTGCAGAATGATTTGGTCCTACGGTTGGAACAGAAGATACTAGAATTGCAAGGGGAGCTTGAGCAGGTCTGTAACCGGCAAACCTTTCCCTCACACTAAATGTCCCAGACAttaaccaacaaaatgctcaaaCCCAGTACTtcctcaaaacacaccaaaccaacgtTCGCAAAATTCTCTTGTACTCCATCAATACGCAACACCTCCCAAAAATCCTAATCCACCACCAGTACCAACACCCCCTCAACACCATTATCTCCTGACTCAATGCCCACaaaccacttaccatactccTTAGAATACCCCACAACCTAACCCTGATCTACAAAATTCAACTAATGATCACCACTATACTCAAACCCCCGGCACCCACCAAAACaatcccatatatgtggaaaccttaCTCTactccactcaaccaatctcatacACACCAGAATCTACCGAGAAGGACCTACTCATTAAGAATATGGCGGAAGAGCTCAAGAAGCTCACAAGCCGAATCTACGGTGTCGAAGGATGCAAAGGTATTGAACGTTTGAATTATGAAAATCTGTGTATTGAGCCAGACGTAGAATtaccagagggttacaaacctcctaagttcgagatttTTGACGGAACAGGGGACCCGAAGGTACATTTGAGGACGTACTATGACAAGCTCATGGGAGTTGGGAAAGATGAAAGAAtttgcatgaagctgttcatgaggagtctcaCTGGAGACTccctatcttggtacatcagtcaaACTCCCAAGAAATGGGTTAATTGGGTAAGCGTGGCATCAGACTTCATGGACCTGTTCAGGTTTAATACCGAGAATGCACCGGACGCCTTCTATATACAGAACCTCAAGAATAAATCAACGAAAACTTTCCGTGaatatgctactcgatggaggtcagaagctACAAAGGTCAGACCGGCACTAGAAGAAgagcagatgaacaaattctttgttagGTACCAGGATCCACAACACTATTCAAGGTTAATcatcatcgaaaatcacaaattctacGAAATCATCAAACTTGGGGAAATGATTAAATAAGGGATCAAGAGTGGGACAGTAACCAATTTTGAGGCATTGTAGGCTATGAACAAAGCAATACAGTCAGGgggtatatcaaagaagaaagaaataggGGCAGTGATGGTAGACTAATGCCCAAAATCTCTATTCAcgtaccaaacacctccacctacataccaacctTCACCTCCCAGATATCCTCAATCCACTACCACctaccacacttataacacccagccagcCTATTATAATTCACCTCCAACCCACCAAAACTATCAAAAACCCAGATCTAATTTCGATTAcagaccacccagacaatacacccctattgctgagcccatcgaccaactatatgaaagacTGAAGGCTGTCGGATATGTTACCCCTATTCCCCCTCTTGCCATGGGAAACTCCTCCTAATGGGTCAAACTAAATAAAACATATGTATACCATTCTAGCATGAAGGGGCAtactattgatgaatgtcgcACTCTAAAAGACAAGATTCAGACACTGATTGATACAAAGTCATACAAGCAAAGAAAGCCGCACCCAAcatccgcaacaatcccctcccatACCATAGTGGTGAAAgagtaaatgtgatagaaactgatgaagaatgggatcttgAAGGGTCAATTGGGCTTACTTGGGAAGATGATAACCCTAAGAAAcctgcagtcacactcactcctattgtggtacagataCACCCACCGTCAAAGTTGAGGTAGCCGCATCATCTCCATTGGAAATCGAAGTGACCAGACCTGCAACTGCGCCTACTCCATTTGAAGTAAAAGTAGCCACACCCTTCACTATGATGGTGGCATCCATACCACCCTTCAATTCCAATGTCGTACCTTAGGATTATGTTTCCGAAGTTAGGAGAAAAGGGAAAGTAAAAATAGAAGAGTCTGGTGCTGCGCAAGGGATAACCAGAACAGGAAGAATCTATACACCCGaaaatttgggaggaacaagaaaggaagctgctgccAAACAACCCATCATTGAAACTGGTCCAGATGATCTCTGGAGGAAAGTATAGGCAAAAGAATACTCTGTTATTGATCATCTAAACAAAACTCCCGCCCAAATATCTATCCTGTCgctgctacaaaattctgagacaCATAGGAATACTTTAATGAAAGTGTTGAATGAAGCGTACGTGCCTAACAATATCACCAGTGGAGAAATGACCAACATGGTGGggcaagtgctggaaagccacaTGATTACTTTTCACGAAAACAAGTTGCCACCTGAGGGATTGAGCCATAATAGGGCACTGCACATCACGGTGCAATGCGAAGATAAGCTCATTGCCATGGTTTTGAtagatggagggtccagcctctgCATCTGTCTGCTGACAACTCTAAAAAGGTTGGGTAAGGGTTTGCATGAAATATGAGCAAGAACTATGAATATGAAGGCTTTCGATGGATCGCAAAGAGCCATGATTGGGGAAACTAATTTATGTTTGCAGATGGGtcctacttggttcgatgtcgaaTTTCAGGTGCTAGACATATACGCCTCCTATAATCTGTTactgggacgaccttggatacatgccactGGGGCCGTCGCATTCACTTTGCACCAAGCTATGacatttgaatggaatcatcaaaaggtaatcattcatggagatgggagcAATCCCATCTACACCAATCAAATCATTCCGGTCGTAGAGAACAGAAGGAAATTGGGTAGAGAAACTTATCACCGCATCGAGCG
This region includes:
- the LOC138874856 gene encoding uncharacterized protein produces the protein MAEELKKLTSRIYGVEGCKGIERLNYENLCIEPDVELPEGYKPPKFEIFDGTGDPKVHLRTYYDKLMGVGKDERICMKLFMRSLTGDSLSWYISQTPKKWVNWVSVASDFMDLFRFNTENAPDAFYIQNLKNKSTKTFREYATRWRSEATKVRPALEEEQMNKFFVRYQDPQHYSRLIIIENHKFYEIIKLGEMIK